In the Desulfuromonas sp. DDH964 genome, ACGTGCCATCGCCCTGGACGCCGCCAACAGCATCCTCGCCGGTCTTGCTGATGCGCCGGTAGCCGGCCCGGCTTGAGACTGTGCCCTTCCCGCAATGATTATCCCCCCTTCCGGCAAGCAGCCACGATGTCCTTTCCAGTATTCGCAGCCGGCTCAGAGGATGTCGCTGGCCAGATCCGCCAATGCGGAGCGCTCCCCCCGGGAGAGGGTAATATGTCCCGCCAGGGGCTGGCTGCGAAAGCGTTCGACGGTATAGGTCAGGCCGTTGCTGCCGGCATCGACGTAGGGGTTGTCGATCTGGTCGGGGTCGCCGATGAGGACGTGGTCCCCTCGCCGGCCCGGGTGATGATCGTCTTGACCTCGTGGGGAGTGAGGTTCTGGGCTTCATCGACCACCAGGCACTGGTGGGGATGGAACGTCTCACCCGGCACCGCTTCCAGCGCCAGGCTCTTGTGGCGGTAGTAGTGGCTGATCTGCTCCCCCGGCACGAGGACCTGGCCCAGCCCGGGTAGAGGGTGTCGTAAGAGATCTTGTCGGTTTCATAATCCTGGACCGCCAGGCCGACGGTGTGAGCCTTGATGCGCAGGTTGACATCCTTGGTTACCAGGATTACCGGCAACCCGTTGCGGCAGTCACCGGAGCGAATGCTCCGGATGCCAGACGGGCGGGCCGGGAACGACGAATAGGCGGAAATGGGAATTTTCGAGCGGAGGGGGGGCAGTCATTGGCGGCATGGCCGGGAGCAGCCATTCGGCGGCTCGGGGGTCAGAAGTTCCCTGTCCACGCCAGGATGCTGACTGCAGCGCAGCCGAGACCAATTCCGAGCAGCGCGCCGACTAGGACGTCGGTCGGGTAATGCAGACCGAGAAAGACCCGCGAAACGCCGACCAGAACTACCACCGGCAGGAGCAGCAGGCCAACGACGGGGAGGATTTCGCCATAGGCGACGCAGGCCGCGAAAGCGGTCATGGTATGCCCGGAGGGAAAGGAAAAACGGTCGGGTGGGGCGAGCAAGCAGCTCAGATCGGCCCAGGCGGTACAGGGGCGCGGGCGGCCGATCAGGTTCTTGAGCCCCTTGAAGAGAAGGATCGAAGCGGTAATAGCGAGCGCTGCGGCAAGGACCGCCTGCCGGCCGGCAGTACCGCCGACCGTCAACAGTATCAGGCCGCTGATACCCCAGAGTGGGCCGTCGCCAAGGCGGCTCGCCGTGATCAGCAGCTGCGTCAGCCAGCGATGGCGGCGCAGGTCGCAGAGGCGCTGCATCAGCAGCACTTCATGGCTGGTGATATGGCGGGCGCAGTAATCGACCAGGTGGCGGCCGAAAGGGTTGTGCGTCTCAGTCAGCATAGACTCTCCTTCCCTGGTTCGGGCAGGGTCCCGGTACAACACAGCCGCTTCCCGGAATGCTCGGCATGCAGCCGGAGATATTGATCGCGCACCGCACTGTTGATCTCTTCCCAGTTCTGGTCCTCTGCGTAGAGCCGCGCGGCCCGGCCAAGGCGCTGGCGCATTTGTGCATCATCGACCAGCGACTGCAGGGCAGCCGCAAGCGCCGTTGCACTTTGCTCCTCAACCAGAATTCCCGACTCGCCGCTGAGGAGGATATCCCGCGGCCCGGGGACGTTGAAGGCGACCGTCGGCAGACCGGAGGCGAGAGCCTCGAGGACGACGTTGCCGAAGGTTTCGGAGAGGGAGGGGAAGGCGAAGATGTCAGCCGAGGCGTAATAACGTGCCAGCTCTTCGCCTTCGCGATATCCGCTGAAAATTGCACCGGGCAAGGCCGTGTGCTCCAGTTCAGCGCGCAGGGGACCGTCGCCGACAAGCAGCTGGCGCACTCTACCGGAGAGGCGTCGGCAAGCCGCAAAAAGCAGGGCGAGGTTCTTCTCCGCAGCGAGCCGACCGACAAAAAGAAGGACCACCTCGTCCCCGGCGATGCCTAGGCTGCGACGCAGTTCGGGATCGCGATGACGCGGATGGAAGCGCGCGGCATCAACACCACGTGGCCAGACGATGAGGTTGCGAAAACCGCGCTCCGCCAGCATCCCGACGATTGACGGGGTCGGGCAGAGGGTCAGGTCGGTACGGTTGTGAAATTTGCGCAGGTAGTCCCAGGCGACCGTTTCGAGCGCGCCGAGCCGGTAACTGGCAAGATACTGGGCGAAATTGGTGTGATAGGAGCTGACCACCGGCAGGC is a window encoding:
- a CDS encoding phosphatase PAP2 family protein translates to MLTETHNPFGRHLVDYCARHITSHEVLLMQRLCDLRRHRWLTQLLITASRLGDGPLWGISGLILLTVGGTAGRQAVLAAALAITASILLFKGLKNLIGRPRPCTAWADLSCLLAPPDRFSFPSGHTMTAFAACVAYGEILPVVGLLLLPVVVLVGVSRVFLGLHYPTDVLVGALLGIGLGCAAVSILAWTGNF
- a CDS encoding glycosyltransferase family 4 protein, whose protein sequence is MRIAIVSETWLPQINGVSRTLNQLANYLVACGDQLLLLTPRYRQGLTLPVGSEAECFPALPLPFYSEVLLPVVTPLRLLHRLAAFVPDLVHIATEGPLGWAALRAARRLGLPVVSSYHTNFAQYLASYRLGALETVAWDYLRKFHNRTDLTLCPTPSIVGMLAERGFRNLIVWPRGVDAARFHPRHRDPELRRSLGIAGDEVVLLFVGRLAAEKNLALLFAACRRLSGRVRQLLVGDGPLRAELEHTALPGAIFSGYREGEELARYYASADIFAFPSLSETFGNVVLEALASGLPTVAFNVPGPRDILLSGESGILVEEQSATALAAALQSLVDDAQMRQRLGRAARLYAEDQNWEEINSAVRDQYLRLHAEHSGKRLCCTGTLPEPGKESLC